One region of Edaphobacter bradus genomic DNA includes:
- a CDS encoding uroporphyrinogen-III synthase: protein MASGNFQGLRILALESRRATEIAKLIRTYGGDPTVTPAMREIPLDSNYEALDFAGRLFHGDYDLVIFLTGVGVRRLTDVIDSRYDRERFVEALRRVKIASRGPKVSSALKELGVPIAVTVPEPCTWREMIGALDAAFGPSLEGLRAAVQEYGAPNHELLNALSDHGVQCTRVPVYQWALPDDLEPLKDAIRSIAAGETDVIIFLTAVQVIHLFQVAEEIGATDALREGIERTVVLSIGPSTTEELARHGVRPDFEPSRPKMGFLMNEASARAVDLLEEKRGPVVRTTITSRLHAAVQGASSIAKSIPSTAPVPVAVPTSLSQSKQESELSRPQGARQSNAIELMHAIGRRMAASDPLHLVLNQIVSFIETLLRCDSCFIYVLEENELVLRASKNPHPDIIDHLGIRIGQGITGWVAKHQEPVSIDSGALRDPRFQFFKDLPEDRFEAFLSVPILARGRLVGVINVQHRNPHHYTQWEVQTISMVGFLVGAEIEMARLEGEKNVLSGQLESRKLVERAKGMLQRELGIDEEQAYRMMQKESRQRRKNMREIAEAVILSEELRRTSDTSQA, encoded by the coding sequence ATGGCGAGTGGTAACTTCCAAGGATTGCGGATTCTGGCGCTGGAGAGTCGGCGCGCCACGGAGATCGCAAAGTTGATTCGAACGTATGGCGGTGATCCTACGGTCACGCCCGCCATGCGTGAGATTCCTTTGGACTCCAATTACGAGGCTCTGGACTTCGCCGGCCGCCTCTTTCATGGCGACTACGACCTGGTCATCTTTCTCACTGGAGTTGGGGTTCGCCGCCTCACCGATGTCATCGACTCACGCTACGATCGCGAGCGCTTCGTTGAAGCGCTGCGGCGCGTCAAGATAGCAAGCCGCGGCCCGAAGGTAAGCAGTGCGCTCAAGGAGTTGGGTGTACCAATAGCAGTAACAGTGCCAGAGCCTTGTACGTGGCGCGAGATGATTGGAGCGCTCGACGCCGCATTTGGGCCATCGCTCGAAGGTCTACGTGCAGCTGTTCAGGAGTACGGAGCTCCCAACCATGAGCTGCTCAACGCCCTCTCCGATCATGGCGTTCAGTGCACTCGTGTTCCGGTCTATCAATGGGCGCTTCCGGATGATCTTGAGCCGCTGAAGGACGCAATCCGTTCTATTGCTGCAGGTGAGACGGATGTCATCATCTTTCTCACTGCTGTTCAGGTCATCCACCTCTTCCAGGTAGCCGAGGAGATCGGCGCCACCGACGCGCTGCGTGAGGGAATCGAGCGGACGGTTGTACTTTCCATCGGACCAAGCACGACAGAGGAGCTCGCTCGTCACGGCGTTCGCCCCGACTTTGAACCATCACGCCCAAAGATGGGCTTCCTGATGAACGAAGCTTCTGCGCGCGCAGTTGACTTGCTCGAAGAGAAGCGCGGGCCGGTGGTGAGAACGACCATCACCTCAAGACTTCACGCGGCTGTACAAGGCGCGTCGTCTATCGCAAAGAGCATTCCTTCCACAGCGCCTGTACCAGTGGCCGTCCCCACCTCACTATCGCAATCAAAACAGGAGAGTGAACTCAGCCGTCCGCAGGGCGCGCGTCAATCTAACGCGATTGAACTCATGCACGCCATCGGCCGGAGGATGGCCGCATCCGATCCGCTCCACCTGGTACTGAACCAGATCGTCAGCTTTATTGAGACCCTGCTGCGTTGCGACTCTTGCTTTATCTATGTTCTCGAAGAGAATGAGCTCGTGCTGCGCGCGTCGAAGAATCCACACCCCGACATCATCGACCACCTCGGTATTCGGATTGGCCAGGGCATCACGGGCTGGGTGGCAAAACATCAGGAGCCGGTCTCCATCGACTCCGGAGCTTTGCGCGATCCGCGCTTCCAGTTCTTCAAGGATCTCCCTGAGGACCGGTTTGAAGCATTCCTTTCGGTGCCCATTCTGGCGCGTGGACGGCTGGTTGGCGTCATTAATGTGCAACACCGCAATCCGCACCACTATACGCAGTGGGAAGTTCAGACTATTTCAATGGTTGGGTTTCTGGTGGGCGCCGAGATCGAAATGGCCCGTCTCGAAGGAGAGAAGAATGTTCTCTCCGGCCAGCTCGAGTCGCGCAAGCTCGTGGAGCGCGCCAAGGGTATGCTGCAACGGGAGCTCGGCATCGATGAAGAGCAGGCCTATCGCATGATGCAGAAGGAGAGCCGGCAGCGCAGAAAGAATATGCGCGAGATTGCCGAAGCTGTCATCCTCAGCGAAGAGCTTCGCAGAACCAGCGACACAAGCCAGGCATAG
- a CDS encoding molybdopterin oxidoreductase family protein yields the protein MKLRRLLGLDIAREKYAFSKDAAVGHISARKVADSWVKTTCGYCSVGCGMLLGVRDGRVVTSRGDPNHPVNRGKLCPKGLAEHYVLEAEKRAQYPLLRGKDGLARVSWGEAIGTMAREFQRVAEQYGPQAVGVISTGQLVTEEFYTLGKLVQLGLTTSNYDGNTTLCMSTAVAGYKRSFGSDGPPGTYEDMTKADVVLLIGANIAENHPILCQHLEANRPKTLIVVDPRVTKTAMMADIYLPVRPRSDLALLNGIAHILIRDGLIDREYIQRHTNGFDELSAFLEKYEPEYVSSLTGLSTELLHKVAHLYGTAKAGFIGWTMGVNHSSKGTETVNAINNLALLTGNVGRAGGSPFSITGQCNAMGTRETGFTSGLPGYRKFESAEDREEVARIWGVPAERIPMQRGLAYPDIISAVFRREIRALWIIATNPLVSFPNIDVLKQALGGLEFLVVQDGFHPTPTTEIAHLVLPAAIWGEKEGTYTNSERRVSKVNAAVQPPGEALSDFEIFLRLARELGCYDELFPGWERPADAFEEWKRISEGRLCDYSGITYEALEELGGIQWPFPKDSDSPASAVRRLYTNGSFQTADGRAQLYCVDWTPFPEQPSEKFPLVLNTGRTVEHWHTRTKTGAIPILEQLSPRAWLEMNPVDAKGLSLRPHDLVDVVSSRGRVRGVELRVTEVIAPGQVFVPFHFAEWNINEVTQDIFDPISREPNYKQCAVRVEKMPIAPP from the coding sequence ATGAAGCTGCGCCGCTTGCTCGGGTTGGATATCGCGCGCGAGAAGTATGCCTTCAGCAAAGACGCGGCCGTGGGACACATCTCGGCACGAAAGGTCGCAGACAGCTGGGTCAAGACGACGTGCGGGTATTGCTCTGTTGGTTGCGGGATGCTGCTTGGAGTTCGCGACGGCAGAGTGGTGACATCCCGTGGAGACCCGAATCACCCTGTCAATCGAGGCAAGCTGTGCCCCAAGGGGCTAGCCGAGCACTACGTGCTTGAAGCGGAGAAGCGCGCCCAGTACCCGCTGCTTCGCGGCAAGGATGGCCTTGCCCGCGTCTCATGGGGTGAGGCGATCGGCACGATGGCGCGCGAGTTTCAACGCGTGGCCGAGCAGTACGGCCCTCAGGCCGTGGGCGTGATCAGCACCGGGCAGTTGGTGACGGAGGAGTTCTATACGCTCGGGAAGCTGGTTCAGCTTGGCCTCACAACCTCAAACTACGACGGCAACACGACACTCTGCATGTCGACTGCGGTCGCCGGTTACAAGCGCTCGTTTGGCAGCGACGGCCCTCCTGGAACGTACGAGGACATGACGAAGGCGGACGTGGTGCTGCTGATCGGTGCCAACATCGCCGAAAACCATCCAATTCTATGCCAGCACCTCGAGGCGAACCGCCCGAAGACTCTTATCGTCGTCGACCCGCGCGTGACGAAAACCGCCATGATGGCGGACATCTATCTGCCGGTGCGGCCTCGCTCTGATCTTGCATTACTGAATGGCATCGCTCACATCCTCATACGAGATGGACTGATCGATCGCGAGTATATTCAGCGACACACGAACGGCTTTGACGAACTCTCCGCGTTTCTCGAGAAGTATGAGCCGGAGTATGTCAGCAGCCTCACTGGGCTCAGCACAGAACTGCTCCACAAGGTTGCGCACCTTTACGGGACGGCAAAGGCCGGCTTCATCGGATGGACGATGGGTGTCAATCACAGCTCGAAGGGCACCGAGACTGTGAATGCCATCAATAACCTTGCGCTGCTCACGGGGAATGTCGGACGTGCCGGCGGATCGCCGTTCTCGATCACCGGCCAATGCAATGCGATGGGCACGCGCGAGACCGGGTTCACATCAGGTCTGCCGGGCTATCGCAAGTTTGAGAGCGCGGAAGACCGCGAGGAGGTTGCCAGAATCTGGGGTGTTCCTGCAGAGCGCATTCCTATGCAACGAGGGCTTGCTTACCCGGACATCATCAGCGCCGTGTTCAGAAGGGAGATTCGCGCACTGTGGATTATCGCGACGAATCCGCTCGTCTCGTTTCCCAATATTGACGTATTGAAGCAGGCGCTTGGCGGCCTCGAATTCTTGGTAGTGCAGGATGGTTTTCATCCCACGCCGACGACGGAAATCGCGCATCTTGTATTGCCTGCGGCGATCTGGGGCGAGAAGGAAGGCACATACACGAACTCCGAGCGGCGTGTGAGCAAGGTCAACGCCGCTGTTCAGCCTCCGGGCGAAGCTCTCAGCGACTTCGAGATATTTCTCCGGCTTGCGCGAGAGCTTGGCTGCTACGACGAGCTCTTCCCCGGATGGGAGAGGCCGGCGGATGCCTTTGAGGAGTGGAAGCGGATCTCAGAGGGCAGGCTCTGTGACTACTCCGGCATCACCTATGAGGCGCTCGAAGAGCTCGGCGGCATTCAATGGCCGTTCCCGAAAGACTCAGACTCCCCGGCCAGCGCGGTTCGGCGGCTTTACACGAATGGGAGCTTCCAGACAGCCGATGGGAGAGCACAACTCTATTGCGTAGACTGGACGCCGTTTCCCGAACAGCCTTCGGAGAAGTTTCCTCTCGTGCTGAATACCGGAAGGACCGTCGAGCACTGGCATACAAGGACCAAGACGGGAGCCATTCCGATCCTTGAGCAACTCTCACCCCGCGCCTGGCTGGAGATGAATCCAGTAGACGCGAAAGGGTTGTCGCTGCGGCCCCACGATCTCGTCGATGTCGTCTCGTCAAGAGGCAGGGTGCGCGGTGTGGAGTTGCGCGTGACCGAAGTGATTGCGCCCGGGCAGGTATTTGTTCCGTTCCACTTTGCTGAGTGGAACATCAACGAAGTCACGCAGGATATATTTGACCCCATATCGCGCGAGCCGAACTACAAACAATGCGCCGTGCGGGTGGAGAAGATGCCGATCGCGCCACCGTAA
- a CDS encoding DmsC/YnfH family molybdoenzyme membrane anchor subunit, with amino-acid sequence MDLPLLDRATEDGEQFLLTSSLEDAQGAACSVPLVPSRLPLSGEQYRFHLDMTQCIGCKCCVVACNEQNGNPAEIQWRRVGEIEGGVYPDTMRHYLSMGCNHCLEPTCMTGCPVNAYTKDPLTGIVLHSAERCIGCQYCTWNCSYGVPQFNPERGVVGKCDMCYGRLTDGREPACVAACPEEAIRIEIVDIAAWRQDYAGQANAPGLPSADDSISTTRVTVDASLPRDMGRVDTARVEPEHPHWTLILMTVFTQMSVGAIVSMCASQAIARVTIERTPAIAVVMIALFALGVSTMHLGRPIYAFRALSMWRRSWLSREVLFFSLFAAAAVVYALLLWTGARGNLTAGVIAAALGLVAVYCSARLYVVAARPAWNSAHTLFEFYLSAGLTGPLVASLFAPVTKLALGHVAAGCAAGLVLQQLVKSAWFWRSHVFELRASGGLLRYRLMPWFATRLFGLAGLATALTLPGGNRWQLGSCLAISIGLEMLGRYLFFVSVVPKNMAAPYLKERPAA; translated from the coding sequence ATGGATCTGCCTCTGCTGGATCGAGCAACGGAAGATGGTGAGCAGTTTCTGCTGACGTCGTCCCTCGAGGACGCGCAGGGCGCAGCGTGTTCCGTTCCGCTTGTGCCAAGCCGTCTGCCTCTGTCGGGAGAACAGTACCGGTTTCACCTGGACATGACGCAATGTATCGGGTGCAAGTGCTGCGTAGTTGCCTGCAATGAACAGAATGGCAATCCGGCTGAGATCCAGTGGCGTCGCGTAGGAGAGATTGAGGGCGGCGTCTACCCTGATACGATGCGGCACTACCTGTCGATGGGTTGCAATCATTGCCTTGAGCCAACGTGCATGACCGGATGTCCGGTAAATGCCTACACGAAGGACCCGCTGACAGGGATCGTGTTGCATAGCGCAGAGCGCTGCATCGGGTGCCAGTACTGCACGTGGAACTGTTCGTATGGTGTGCCGCAATTCAATCCGGAGCGTGGCGTCGTTGGCAAGTGCGATATGTGCTACGGACGTCTTACCGATGGACGTGAACCAGCGTGTGTGGCTGCCTGCCCAGAGGAGGCGATTCGGATTGAGATCGTCGATATTGCTGCTTGGCGCCAGGACTATGCCGGGCAGGCGAATGCGCCAGGGTTGCCCTCTGCAGACGACAGCATCTCCACCACCCGAGTCACGGTCGATGCGAGCCTGCCTCGGGACATGGGTCGAGTGGACACCGCGCGCGTGGAGCCGGAGCATCCGCACTGGACTCTCATTCTGATGACCGTGTTTACGCAGATGTCCGTGGGAGCCATCGTGTCGATGTGCGCCTCACAGGCGATCGCGCGCGTAACCATAGAGCGGACTCCCGCGATTGCGGTTGTGATGATCGCACTGTTCGCGCTGGGGGTGTCGACGATGCATCTCGGCAGGCCTATCTATGCGTTTCGCGCGCTTAGCATGTGGCGCCGCTCGTGGCTTAGCCGTGAGGTGCTGTTCTTCTCGCTGTTTGCCGCGGCCGCCGTCGTCTACGCCCTACTGCTATGGACAGGGGCCAGAGGTAATCTGACAGCGGGTGTCATCGCTGCTGCGCTTGGGCTGGTTGCCGTCTACTGTAGCGCCCGGCTCTACGTGGTTGCAGCGCGGCCGGCCTGGAACAGCGCGCACACATTGTTTGAGTTTTATCTCAGCGCAGGTCTTACCGGACCGTTGGTCGCCTCCCTCTTCGCGCCTGTTACAAAGCTGGCGTTGGGTCATGTGGCCGCAGGTTGCGCGGCAGGGCTTGTCCTCCAGCAACTTGTAAAGTCGGCGTGGTTCTGGCGCTCTCATGTGTTTGAGTTGCGTGCCTCCGGAGGGCTTCTGCGCTACCGTCTCATGCCGTGGTTTGCAACACGACTGTTCGGCTTGGCAGGTCTTGCTACGGCATTGACGTTGCCGGGCGGAAATCGCTGGCAACTTGGGTCCTGTCTCGCAATTTCGATCGGGCTTGAGATGCTGGGGCGTTATCTCTTCTTTGTCAGCGTGGTTCCGAAGAACATGGCTGCGCCCTATCTGAAAGAGAGGCCTGCTGCATGA
- a CDS encoding nitrate/nitrite transporter, whose protein sequence is MELKKFLKSGHFPTLLSSLFYFDISFMVWVLLGPLAPFIAVQLKLSATQKGLLTAIPLLGGSLFRPILGILADRIGGRRTGLLGMILTLVPLVIGWRFAHELWQYYALGLLLGIAGASFAVALPLASRWYPPEQQGLVLGLAGAGNSGTLLATLFAPRIAQHLGVQATFAIAMIPVLAILLFFAVFAKDSQRTAPPAWGVYGALLREADTYWLSFFYCLTFGGFVGLISYLTIFFADQYHLSKVQAGDFTTLVVIAGSFLRPVGGWFSDKIGGYKFLLIVLFSAGLCFAFTATIPAIATTTCLLFAGMGILGMGNGAVFQLVPLRFQSRVGIATGIVGAAGGLGGFFLPSGFGVLKEHTGHYSAGFVALAFCFFFASLVLLLLSRRWLSKWEPEAARCAGILNLRIPGTVQTEYETIPYVE, encoded by the coding sequence ATGGAACTCAAGAAGTTTCTTAAGTCGGGACACTTTCCCACTCTTCTCTCTTCGCTGTTCTACTTCGACATCAGCTTCATGGTCTGGGTTCTGCTCGGCCCGCTTGCCCCATTTATAGCGGTGCAACTCAAGCTCTCCGCAACGCAGAAGGGACTCCTCACGGCGATTCCACTGCTCGGAGGGTCGCTCTTCCGCCCGATCCTCGGCATACTTGCGGACCGCATCGGAGGCCGTCGCACCGGCCTGTTGGGAATGATCCTGACACTGGTGCCCTTGGTGATCGGCTGGCGTTTCGCGCATGAACTCTGGCAATACTATGCACTCGGTCTTTTGCTCGGCATTGCCGGGGCCAGCTTCGCCGTAGCCCTCCCCTTGGCCAGCCGCTGGTATCCGCCCGAGCAGCAGGGTCTTGTCCTTGGTCTGGCGGGCGCGGGCAACTCCGGCACTCTGCTCGCGACTCTCTTTGCACCCCGCATTGCACAGCACCTCGGCGTACAGGCCACATTTGCCATCGCCATGATCCCGGTGCTCGCAATCCTGCTCTTCTTTGCCGTCTTCGCCAAAGACAGCCAACGCACAGCTCCTCCCGCATGGGGCGTCTATGGCGCGCTGCTCCGGGAAGCAGATACTTACTGGCTCTCCTTTTTTTATTGCCTCACCTTTGGAGGATTCGTCGGCCTTATCAGTTACCTGACCATCTTCTTCGCCGACCAGTACCACCTCTCCAAAGTACAGGCTGGAGACTTCACCACACTCGTTGTCATAGCAGGAAGTTTTCTTCGCCCGGTCGGCGGCTGGTTTTCGGACAAGATCGGCGGGTACAAGTTTCTTCTCATCGTGCTTTTCAGCGCGGGCCTCTGCTTTGCGTTCACGGCTACAATTCCAGCCATAGCCACGACCACCTGTCTGCTCTTCGCCGGAATGGGAATCCTCGGCATGGGTAACGGCGCTGTCTTCCAATTGGTGCCGTTGCGCTTTCAGAGTCGCGTAGGAATCGCGACCGGCATCGTAGGCGCTGCCGGCGGCTTGGGAGGCTTCTTTCTACCCTCAGGCTTCGGCGTTCTAAAGGAGCACACAGGTCATTACAGTGCCGGGTTCGTAGCTTTGGCATTCTGCTTCTTTTTCGCGTCGCTCGTACTGCTGTTGCTAAGCAGACGATGGCTGTCTAAGTGGGAGCCTGAAGCCGCCCGTTGCGCCGGGATCCTCAACCTTCGCATACCAGGCACGGTCCAGACCGAGTACGAAACAATTCCCTACGTCGAATGA